Proteins found in one Pyrus communis chromosome 15, drPyrComm1.1, whole genome shotgun sequence genomic segment:
- the LOC137716794 gene encoding basic leucine zipper 4-like: MMMSSSAMSFIHEPSHMGHFECPVQETVLTTAEIQELLSLLQAGNSASPSSEGSNREVDTVDERKRRRMMSNRESARRSRWRKKRRLEDLTSDVDRLKIENQELKNRLGLVAQKCHVLWRENDRMTSESLALRARLSDLYRILIAMQTQYSQ; the protein is encoded by the coding sequence ATGATGATGAGTTCTTCAGCCATGTCCTTCATCCATGAACCGTCCCACATGGGCCACTTCGAGTGTCCGGTTCAAGAAACCGTGCTCACAACAGCCGAGATTCAGGAGCTACTGTCCTTGCTTCAAGCTGGGAACTCGGCCTCCCCAAGCTCAGAGGGGTCAAACCGGGAGGTCGATACGGTTGACGAGAGAAAGCGTAGGCGGATGATGTCAAACCGCGAGTCAGCCCGGCGGTCCAGGTGGAGAAAGAAGAGGCGTTTAGAGGACCTGACGAGCGACGTGGACCGGTTGAAAATAGAGAACCAGGAGCTGAAGAACCGTTTGGGGCTGGTTGCTCAAAAGTGTCACGTATTATGGAGAGAAAATGACCGGATGACATCCGAGTCTTTAGCACTACGTGCAAGACTTTCGGATTTATACCGGATTTTGATTGCCATGCAGACGCAGTACTCAcaataa